One SAR202 cluster bacterium genomic region harbors:
- a CDS encoding response regulator, producing the protein MPHIDRHAIEILLVEDNPRDVELTLRALRKNNLSNKIHVVRDGAEALDYLFSRGEYEGNGPDNSPRVVLLDLKLPKVDGLEVLRIVKADSRLKKLPIVVLTSSREERDLVESYSLGVNSYIVKPVDFDQFVEAVKQLGLYWIVLNQVPTQN; encoded by the coding sequence ATGCCGCACATAGACCGCCATGCCATAGAGATCCTGCTCGTGGAGGACAACCCCAGGGACGTCGAGCTCACCTTGCGAGCCCTGAGGAAGAATAACCTCTCGAACAAGATCCATGTTGTCAGGGACGGCGCGGAGGCGCTGGACTATCTCTTTTCCCGGGGCGAGTACGAGGGAAACGGGCCGGACAATTCGCCGCGCGTCGTGCTACTGGACCTGAAGCTCCCGAAAGTGGACGGCCTCGAAGTGTTGCGGATCGTAAAGGCCGACTCTCGCCTCAAGAAGCTGCCCATCGTCGTGCTGACCTCTTCAAGAGAGGAGCGAGACCTGGTTGAAAGCTATAGCCTGGGCGTGAACAGCTATATCGTAAAGCCGGTCGATTTCGACCAGTTTGTAGAGGCCGTAAAGCAGCTTGGGCTGTACTGGATTGTCCTTAACCAGGTCCCCACGCAGAATTAA
- a CDS encoding PAS domain S-box protein has protein sequence MPIPLRVLLLEDQPRDAELIVRELKRAGYEPVWKRVETEQDYLDSLDEDLNIILADYRLPQFDALLALNLLQERKLDIPFIIVTGTLGDEVAAECVRRGAADYLIKDRLARLGSSVAHVLEQKTAQDERRKAEATLKESEERYRTLFHQSMDAIIVATPGGKVPAANPAAIELFGHTRHDLLVANVRDMFADHADREQVQRAVERRGSIRDYEARIARKDGKQRDCLLSSALLRDQKGSLIGYQWIVRDITDRKQAEDRLRDSNRLVYVGELAAGVAHELNNPLASILGFSELLMDEDLPPNITDDLKRIHTDAQRAARIVQDLLYFSRKKQPQKQHLDVMDVVKKALDMKAHDFRAGGVRVSVVSRGAGAFTMGDEHQLIQVLINILTNAEQGIKQVRQNGEISVRIGPAGNRVRVSITDNGSGIPQELMRKIFDPFFTTKQVKSGTGLGLSMCYGIVRQHDGELWAESLPGAGATFHVELPQAEKPSVDRENPPPRQL, from the coding sequence ATGCCAATACCTCTACGAGTCCTACTCCTGGAAGACCAGCCAAGGGATGCCGAGCTGATTGTGCGCGAACTCAAGCGCGCCGGCTACGAGCCGGTATGGAAACGGGTGGAGACCGAGCAGGACTACCTGGACTCCCTTGACGAGGACCTCAACATCATCCTCGCCGACTACCGCCTGCCGCAGTTCGATGCGCTCCTGGCCCTCAACCTGCTCCAGGAGCGCAAGCTCGATATCCCGTTCATCATCGTCACCGGCACCCTCGGTGATGAAGTCGCCGCCGAATGCGTGCGCCGCGGCGCCGCGGACTACCTCATCAAGGACCGGCTCGCCCGGCTGGGCAGCTCGGTCGCCCACGTCCTGGAGCAGAAGACTGCCCAGGATGAGAGGCGCAAGGCGGAAGCCACCCTCAAGGAAAGCGAAGAGCGGTATCGCACCCTCTTCCATCAGTCGATGGATGCGATCATCGTCGCAACGCCGGGCGGTAAAGTCCCCGCCGCCAACCCCGCCGCGATCGAGCTTTTCGGCCATACCCGCCACGACCTGCTCGTCGCCAATGTCCGGGACATGTTCGCGGACCATGCGGACAGGGAGCAGGTCCAGCGTGCTGTGGAACGGCGTGGCTCCATCCGCGATTACGAAGCACGCATCGCCCGAAAGGACGGCAAGCAGCGGGACTGCCTTCTTAGCTCGGCCCTCCTGCGCGACCAGAAGGGAAGCCTCATCGGTTACCAGTGGATCGTCCGCGACATAACTGACCGCAAACAGGCGGAAGACCGCCTTCGGGACTCCAACCGGCTCGTATATGTGGGGGAGCTGGCCGCAGGCGTGGCGCACGAGCTCAATAACCCGCTCGCCAGCATCCTCGGCTTCTCGGAGCTCCTTATGGACGAGGACCTCCCGCCGAACATAACGGACGATCTCAAGCGCATACATACCGATGCCCAGAGAGCAGCCAGGATAGTCCAGGACCTTCTGTACTTCTCTCGCAAGAAGCAGCCGCAAAAGCAGCATCTGGACGTCATGGACGTGGTCAAGAAGGCGCTGGATATGAAAGCGCACGACTTCCGCGCGGGCGGCGTGCGCGTGTCCGTGGTCTCCCGCGGGGCCGGCGCCTTCACGATGGGTGACGAGCACCAGCTTATCCAGGTTCTTATCAACATCCTCACCAACGCGGAGCAGGGCATCAAGCAGGTCCGACAGAATGGCGAGATTTCCGTCAGGATCGGGCCGGCCGGCAACCGCGTGCGCGTCTCCATTACGGACAACGGGTCCGGCATTCCCCAGGAGCTGATGCGGAAGATATTCGATCCTTTCTTCACCACAAAACAGGTAAAGAGCGGCACCGGTCTGGGCCTCAGCATGTGCTACGGCATCGTTCGCCAGCACGACGGTGAGCTCTGGGCGGAGAGCCTGCCCGGCGCCGGCGCCACCTTCCACGTTGAGCTGCCACAGGCTGAAAAGCCGTCCGTGGACAGGGAGAACCCCCCCCCGAGGCAGCTGTAG
- a CDS encoding response regulator, with protein sequence MAIDDEEAIRDILVRLLSPDGHTVECFASAEEALGHVQASAHDIILLDLRIPGIDGRQFYERVRDTSPGLAGKIVFLTGDTMSPDTHQFISSTGNISLSKPFRREDLRKVIFTVAQRTNTGK encoded by the coding sequence ATGGCAATCGACGACGAGGAGGCAATCAGGGACATCCTTGTCCGCCTGCTCAGCCCGGACGGCCACACCGTCGAGTGCTTTGCCAGCGCGGAAGAGGCGCTCGGCCATGTTCAGGCTAGCGCCCACGACATTATTCTGCTAGATTTAAGAATACCCGGCATTGACGGCCGGCAGTTCTATGAGCGCGTCCGGGACACGAGTCCGGGGCTGGCCGGCAAGATCGTCTTCCTTACAGGGGACACGATGAGTCCGGATACACACCAGTTCATATCCTCAACGGGCAACATCTCTTTGAGCAAACCCTTCCGAAGGGAGGACTTGCGTAAGGTAATCTTCACCGTGGCTCAGCGGACCAATACCGGAAAGTAG
- a CDS encoding response regulator, whose protein sequence is MPESSATILLVDDDSTVRSVLERGLTQAGYRCLIAANARQGADVLKSTVPDLVVLDINMPGKPGTEFLTEIRAQYPDVAVIMLTGVADVYTAVQAMRDGAYDYTTKPVSLAELIIRVENALSRRSLQIENRSYRDKLESVVDELNAALEQRNRELAALNKLLSARMKQGEVAEAAFVRLQDALSAFSYELAGLASTVGVTRGETPEVPPRPSVAPNPPVPDSR, encoded by the coding sequence ATACCGGAAAGTAGCGCAACAATCCTCCTAGTCGACGACGATTCGACGGTGCGGTCCGTGCTTGAGCGCGGCCTGACACAGGCAGGGTACCGCTGCCTCATAGCCGCCAACGCCCGCCAGGGCGCCGACGTCCTTAAGTCCACCGTCCCGGACCTTGTCGTCCTCGACATTAACATGCCGGGCAAGCCCGGGACCGAATTCCTCACCGAGATCCGCGCCCAGTACCCGGACGTCGCGGTAATAATGCTCACCGGCGTGGCGGATGTTTATACCGCAGTCCAGGCCATGCGCGACGGCGCGTACGACTACACCACCAAGCCTGTAAGCCTGGCCGAGCTCATTATCCGGGTCGAAAACGCCCTCTCCCGCAGGTCTCTTCAGATCGAAAACCGCTCTTATCGCGATAAGCTGGAGAGCGTGGTGGACGAACTCAACGCGGCGCTTGAGCAGCGTAACCGCGAGCTGGCAGCCCTTAACAAGCTCCTCAGCGCCCGCATGAAGCAGGGCGAGGTGGCTGAGGCGGCCTTCGTACGCCTGCAGGACGCCCTCTCCGCCTTCAGCTACGAGCTCGCCGGCCTTGCCAGCACGGTGGGTGTGACCAGGGGCGAAACGCCCGAGGTCCCGCCACGGCCTTCAGTCGCTCCCAATCCGCCCGTCCCCGACTCCAGGTAA